One Pseudonocardia sediminis DNA window includes the following coding sequences:
- a CDS encoding VOC family protein, translating into MSRHVQITVDARDPRTLSLFWADALGYVVPGPPGVDLPDGADPLAAWDDFLARIGVPEDQRNTRSAIEDPDGHGPRMFFQQVPEDKVAKNRLHLDVRAAPGLEGEERMTALETECARLVARGATRVWREDPAPPMVSGHIVMTDPEGNEFCLD; encoded by the coding sequence ATGAGCCGGCACGTCCAGATCACCGTCGACGCCCGCGACCCCCGGACGCTGTCCCTGTTCTGGGCCGACGCGCTGGGCTACGTCGTGCCCGGCCCGCCCGGTGTCGACCTGCCCGACGGCGCCGACCCGCTCGCGGCGTGGGACGACTTCCTCGCCCGGATCGGGGTCCCGGAGGACCAGCGCAACACCCGTTCGGCCATCGAGGACCCGGACGGGCACGGTCCGCGCATGTTCTTCCAGCAGGTGCCCGAGGACAAGGTCGCCAAGAACCGCCTGCACCTCGACGTCCGCGCGGCCCCCGGGCTCGAGGGCGAGGAGCGGATGACGGCCCTGGAGACCGAGTGCGCCCGCCTCGTCGCACGGGGTGCGACGCGGGTGTGGCGCGAGGACCCCGCTCCCCCGATGGTCTCCGGGCACATCGTGATGACCGACCCCGAGGGCAACGAGTTCTGCCTGGACTGA